The Drosophila innubila isolate TH190305 chromosome 3R unlocalized genomic scaffold, UK_Dinn_1.0 2_E_3R, whole genome shotgun sequence genome has a segment encoding these proteins:
- the LOC117791362 gene encoding uncharacterized protein LOC117791362 isoform X2, with protein MVREGSQNYIELYANAPKYRDFQKPTAQSYYRNLISATKIDATWNLIRYKVRHLKNGWQKAETYRKSAGDEMEEGDALRAKLIKICPHYDQLNSIFSGGNKIEVIVCDSQGSQGSIVLTNDMPQYEEESTINPPITMDDFPDAEFLEKANEETENCYITELMSMEASRTKFRQDRLKLERETLKLQREQFLFAKEVEERKLKLEERRIENDFKLKQLELEQKERILKLELELKYREQQ; from the exons ATGGTCAGAGAGGGAAGTCAAAACTATATTGAATTATATGCAAATGCACCGAAATATAGAG ATTTTCAGAAACCAACTGCACAATCCTATTATAGAAATCTAATATCCGCGACCAAAATAGATGCGACCTGGAACTTAATTCGTTATAAAGTTCGTCACTTAAAGAACGGATGGCAAAAGGCCGAAACGTACAGGAAGTCTGCTGGGGATGAAATGGAAGAAGGCGACGCCCTGCGAG caaaattgatcaaaatatGTCCTCACTACGATCAACTGAACAGTATATTTTCGGGTGGCAACAAAATAGAAGTGATTGTTTGCGACTCTCAGGGCTCGCAGGGCAGCATCGTGCTCACAAACGACATGCCACAATACGAAGAGGAATCGACGATTAATCCCCCGATTACAATGGATGATTTCCCCGACGCCGAATTCCTCGAGAAAGCGAACGAAGAAACCGAGAACTGTTATATTACAGAGCTGATGTCAATGGAGGCAAGCAGGACGAAGTTTCGTCAGGATCGACTCAAGTTGGAGAGAGAGACACTTAAGCTGCAGCGGGAGCAGTTTTTGTTTGCAAAAGAAGTGGAGGAACGGAAGCTGAAATTAGAAGAACGTCGTAtagaaaatgattttaaattaaagcagcTGGAGTTGGAGCAGAAGGAGCGAATTCTCAAGCTAGAACTTGAGCTTAAATACAGAGAACAGCAATAA
- the LOC117791362 gene encoding uncharacterized protein LOC117791362 isoform X1, translated as MMRNRPIEPKKWSEREVKTILNYMQMHRNIEKPTAQSYYRNLISATKIDATWNLIRYKVRHLKNGWQKAETYRKSAGDEMEEGDALRAKLIKICPHYDQLNSIFSGGNKIEVIVCDSQGSQGSIVLTNDMPQYEEESTINPPITMDDFPDAEFLEKANEETENCYITELMSMEASRTKFRQDRLKLERETLKLQREQFLFAKEVEERKLKLEERRIENDFKLKQLELEQKERILKLELELKYREQQ; from the exons ATGATGCGCAATCGGCCGATTGAACCAAAGAAATGGTCAGAGAGGGAAGTCAAAACTATATTGAATTATATGCAAATGCACCGAAATATAGAG AAACCAACTGCACAATCCTATTATAGAAATCTAATATCCGCGACCAAAATAGATGCGACCTGGAACTTAATTCGTTATAAAGTTCGTCACTTAAAGAACGGATGGCAAAAGGCCGAAACGTACAGGAAGTCTGCTGGGGATGAAATGGAAGAAGGCGACGCCCTGCGAG caaaattgatcaaaatatGTCCTCACTACGATCAACTGAACAGTATATTTTCGGGTGGCAACAAAATAGAAGTGATTGTTTGCGACTCTCAGGGCTCGCAGGGCAGCATCGTGCTCACAAACGACATGCCACAATACGAAGAGGAATCGACGATTAATCCCCCGATTACAATGGATGATTTCCCCGACGCCGAATTCCTCGAGAAAGCGAACGAAGAAACCGAGAACTGTTATATTACAGAGCTGATGTCAATGGAGGCAAGCAGGACGAAGTTTCGTCAGGATCGACTCAAGTTGGAGAGAGAGACACTTAAGCTGCAGCGGGAGCAGTTTTTGTTTGCAAAAGAAGTGGAGGAACGGAAGCTGAAATTAGAAGAACGTCGTAtagaaaatgattttaaattaaagcagcTGGAGTTGGAGCAGAAGGAGCGAATTCTCAAGCTAGAACTTGAGCTTAAATACAGAGAACAGCAATAA
- the LOC117790398 gene encoding uncharacterized protein LOC117790398 isoform X1: MTILFVTFIHSSILTAASVFKNTKSSDKRIIMSLSKSYCARCNVIVLLVLLHLSQRLCRIDANMQFHQQSIEDEYLVNDPQLEKMDQMETYGREDQKLTVRLPSNSLLKYTSYKDVSILHFEVPPDSRAAYFSFKAFEESKSAFQSKCKVKDVTLHLKANSFPVISPENITFPKNFLDSDQRFKVYNLQFQSNEQQQRIDIQGPQTGSWFAVAFISWTDPNNDRIEQQGLAASCDTLLLAELSVSRFYPIIINDGQVDNGNLTSSLGPFQQEPHRGIRSGKSHYAILVNPTPEEERGRIFEDIGPLQEPMQQDEESPQLHATSLYDTGPVQNATNAILGSRPETDIHRDNDSNNINININNIINSNNNNYGNTKSTTNNEIIYKFYVPDDIGVATARISFGEVCVQCPDVSFQIQANAFPPSCNGGQSLNGNEHNYIHRTVISPNQTEEISIEFYVQPSTWHYAILKFLSTPDEFWPGPAPLSAPTLNKVTAGDAVPKTESISGMNRVDSRQSQSRWRQQNRTEAESNEVHSVSYMLQIDFQQLEPQVDTTKSQSPLTNFSDAENSWRPVRFRGMDFYSLLRQSYREFFMFDFDLQPDTNGTVPALLNLTAQSAAGFAFELGDVYDIGGTLSFAISMKHDLRFSNELKTPQPTTSSPSERGGILAEKLVAGLDENTLIMGQEQMSRNNQSMQIIVCMHLGEPGVPTWPDKCRYGQRLMHASSIVNNTDLMGLIHVPFPESGLWYVTMGLYCHGAETARVTIIDSVKEFVRQHAELLREMRVPCACAGNAEGYERCVRSRDCLASMNETETLKVKECMMDFKCTPDYVEMTRLFEIHHKSATEQHFALDNCNTSVVFSISSSPCVAGRCGRFGRCYHYMSGGFVFSTCVCMKGYRGWDCTEDSQVPSSISILVALLLLTLSNLLFIPSIYMAFRRRYYTEGVIYFFAMFFSIFYHACDSGEDEYSFCLVKIGVLQFCDFYCGLLAIWVTLIAMAHLPQHFVSLLHMFGAILLAFGTELNKQSLWVFLAPALTGICLISTSWGLRCAKTRKWFPARRYLIIFMPFGMVLVMVGLVCYAFLQTKQNYHIVHSIWHMVMALSIMCLLPSRKSFMPKC; this comes from the exons ATGACTATTCTCTTTGTTACCTTTATACATTCAAGCATACTAACTGC AGCTTCTGTGTTCAAAAATACGAAATCGTCTGACAAAAGGATAATCATGAGTCTTTCAAAAAGTTATTGTGCCCGGTGCAATGTCATTGTACTCCTTGTGCTTCTACATCTTAGCCAGAGATTATGCAGGATTGATGCTAATATGCAGTTTCATCAGCAGTCGATTGAGGATGAATATTTGGTAAATGATCCACAACTCGAGAAAATGGATCAAATGGAGACTTATGGAAGAGAAGATCAGAAACTTACCGTTCGATTGCCATCCAACTCGCTTCTCAAGTACACCTCCTACAAAGATGTTTCGATACTCCATTTCGAAGTTCCACCAGATTCACGAGCTgcttattttagttttaaggcTTTTGAAGAATCCAAAAGTGCCTTTC AGAGCAAGTGCAAAGTTAAGGACGTAACCCTACATTTGAAAGCGAACAGTTTTCCAGTGATAAGTCCagaaaatataacttttccaaaaaattttctagacTCGGACCAAAG aTTTAAGGTATATAATCTGCAGTTTCAATCgaatgagcaacaacagcgaatCGACATACAAGGTCCTCAAACTGGCAGTTGGTTTGCCGTAGCTTTTATCAGTTGGACAGATCCCAACAATGATCGCATTGAGCAGCAAG gACTTGCCGCATCGTGTGATACCTTGTTGCTGGCTGAGTTATCAGTGTCACGTTTTTATCCGATTATCATAAATGATGGCCAAGTGGATAACGGCAATCTAACCAGTTCACTTGGCCCTTTCCAACAAGAGCCACACAGAGGCATCAGGAGCGGCAAAAGTCATTATGCAATTTTAGTCAATCCGACGCCTGAAGAGGAGCGTGGTCGAATTTTTGAGGACATTGGGCCACTGCAGGAGCCGATGCAACAAGATGAGGAGTCGCCACAACTGCATGCCACATCCCTATATGACACAGGGCCAGTTCAGAACGCGACCAACGCCATATTGGGGTCGAGGCCAGAAACTGACATACACAGAGACAACgatagcaacaacatcaacatcaacatcaacaacatcatcaacagcaacaacaacaactatggcAACACCAAGTCGACCACGaacaatgaaataatttacaaGTTCTATGTGCCGGACGACATTGGTGTGGCGACCGCACGCATCTCATTCGGCGAAGTGTGTGTTCAGTGTCCGGACGTCAGCTTTCAGATCCAGGCGAACGCATTCCCGCCCAGCTGCAATGGGGGCCAAAGTTTGAATGGCAACGAACATAACTACATACACCGAACGGTCATAAGCCCAAATCAGACGGAGGAAATCTCAATAGAGTTTTATGTGCAGCCCAGCACATGGCACTATGCCATTCTCAAGTTTTTAAGCACACCCGATGAATTTTGGCCTGGTCCGGCACCACTTTCCGCTCCAACTCTTAATAAGGTAACAGCCGGAGATGCTGTTCCGAAAACGGAATCAATATCTGGAATGAATCGAGTCGACTCAAGACAATCCCAGTCGAGATGGCGACAACAAAACAGAACCGAAGCTGAAAGCAACGAAGTCCACAGTGTCTCGTATATGCTGCAAATAGATTTCCAACAATTGGAGCCACAAGTTGACACCACCAAGTCACAATCGCCACTCACAAATTTCAGCGATGCTGAAAATTCTTGGCGTCCTGTGCGATTTCGTGGAATGGATTTTTACTCCCTACTCCGGCAGAGCTATCGGGAGTTCTTCATGTTCGACTTTGATTTGCAGCCAGATACAAATGGCACTGTTCCTGCTCTACTCAATTTGACCGCCCAATCTGCAGCAGGATTTGCCTTTGAACTGGGTGATGTATATGATATAGGTGGTACTCTTAGCTTTGCCATCTCCATGAAGCATGATCTTCGGTTCAGCAACGAACTAAAGACTCCACAACCAACGACTTCATCGCCATCAGAGAGAGGCGGCATTCTGGCCGAGAAGCTAGTCGCTGGACTGGATGAGAATACCTTGATAATGGGCCAGGAACAGATGTCCCGCAACAATCAGAGCATGCAGATTATTGTCTGCATGCATCTAGGTGAACCCGGAGTTCCCACCTGGCCGGATAAGTGCCGTTATGGCCAGCGTCTGATGCATGCCTCCAGTATTGTGAACAACACCGATCTCATGGGTCTTATACATGTGCCCTTTCCCGAAAGTGGGCTCTG GTACGTTACGATGGGTCTCTATTGCCATGGGGCAGAAACAGCACGGGTTACCATTATTGACAGCGTCAAGGAATTCGTGCGTCAACACGCTGAGTTGCTTCGGGAAATGCGAGTTCCCTGCGCCTGTGCCGGAAACGCTGAAGGATATGAGAGATGCGTCAGGTCGAGGGACTGTTTGGCGAGCATGAACGAAACGGAGACGCTGAAGGTGAAAGAGTGCATGATGGATTTTAAATGTACGCCGGATTATGTGGAAATGACACGTCTGTTCGAGATTCATCACAAGTCGGCGACGGAGCAACACTTTGCCCTGGATAACTGCAATACCTCGGTGGTCTTTTCGATCTCATCCAGTCCATGTGTGGCAGGTCGTTGTGGTCGCTTTGGACGCTGTTATCATTACATGTCCGGCGGATTTGTATTCTCCACGTGCGTTTGCATGAAGGGATACCGTGGCTGGGACTGCACTGAGGACTCCCAGGTGCCATCGAGCATATCCATTCTCGTGGCCTTGCTGCTGCTCACGCTGAGCAACCTGCTCTTCATTCCGAGTATTTACATGGCATTCAGACGTCGTTACTACACCGAGGGTGTCATCTACTTCTTTGCCATGTTCTTCTCGATTTTCTATCATGCCTGCGACTCGGGTGAAGATGAGTATAGTTTCTGTTTGGTCAAGATCGGTGTACTGCAGTTCTGTGATTTCTATTGTGGCCTCTTGGCCATTTGGGTGACCCTTATTGCCATGGCCCATCTGCCCCAGCATTTTGTTTCCCTGCTCCACATGTTCGGAGCCATCCTGCTGGCCTTTGGCACAGAGCTCAACAAGCAGAGTCTCTGGGTATTCCTAGCTCCAGCCCTAACCGGCATCTGTCTCATTTCCACCAGCTGGGGATTACGCTGCGCCAAGACTCGCAAGTGGTTTCCAGCTCGACGCTACCTGATTATTTTCATGCCCTTCGGAATGGTGCTGGTAATGGTGGGTCTGGTATGTTATGCCTTTCTTCAGACCAAGCAGAACTATCACATCGTACACTCTATTTGGCACATGGTTATGGCCCTATCCATCATGTGCCTGCTGCCTTCCCGCAAGTCCTTCATGCCGAAGTGCTAG
- the LOC117790712 gene encoding mediator of RNA polymerase II transcription subunit 21 yields MADRLTQLQDTVNQQAEHFCNAIGVIQQTSYPSKFANFDRTGSQTPIQNPPQEDYAQLFAQLIARCAKDIDTLIESLPNEDSSIELQNSSLKRLEIENQETAEQLEQVVQKGELLLEKIQNALGDIAQAQLDMQITLKPTLQ; encoded by the exons ATGGCAGACAGACTAACGCAACTACAGGATACTGTGAATCAA cAAGCCGAACACTTTTGCAATGCTATTGGAGTAATTCAGCAGACCTCGTACCCAAGCAAGTTTGCGAATTTTGACAGAACTGGCTCCCAGACGCCTATACAAAACCCGCCGCAGGAGGACTATGCACAGTTATTTGCGCAGCTGATTGCACGTTGCGCTAAGGACATTGACACATTAATTGAGTCATTGCCCAATGAAGACAGCTCCATTGAATTACAAAACTCTAGTCTTAAAAGGCTCGAAATCGAGAACCAAGAAACTGCCGAGCAACTGGAACAAGTCGTTCAAAAAGGAGAGCTCTTACTGGAGAAAATCCAGAATGCGTTGGGAGACATTGCTCAAGCTCAGTTAGATAtgcaaataacattaaaacCTACTTTGCAGTAA
- the LOC117790964 gene encoding protein ANTAGONIST OF LIKE HETEROCHROMATIN PROTEIN 1-like encodes MPLKRVKDTALEFRANETIREIELVEDVCHPNQIDSEIDEIMDDFLDDVMVIYFCRRGIGLKVPKPIKWRYNILSSFNDEHFYQMLRVSRNQFAKLVYLIKGDKVFARYSASHRQMPIELQLAIVLFRLGSSGGNASVRKIGEIFGVGNGGTVVKITERMFTAILRLMPQYIYWPDVVERQQLVERTFQELPHCVGYIGTSEIKLFEKPIENHKVYLSRQRIYSVKLQIICDHKLRIRDTVAGSPGSYPDYKIFINCPIGISTETYLSGEQWVAGDSAYPPSSFLVTPFPNDSQKMSPNKLRFNHRHSQYRARVQNCFELLKEKFSSLKEIRLRLKDKKSAKFLCEWILVCCVLHNILLEDYDPQNLDKELNTNCTKRTETESCKFYSLASESKREFLCKQMFA; translated from the exons ATGCCGCTTAAAAGAGTCAAGGATACTGCCTTAGAATTTAGAGCAAACGAAACAATTCGTGAAATTGAACTTGTAGAAG ATGTTTGTCACCCCaaccaaattgattctgaaatTGACGAAATTATGGATGACTTTCTAGACGATGTCATGGTCATTTATTTTTGCCGCCGGGGAATTGGCCTTAAAGTGCCCAAACCCATTAAATGGCGGTACAATATCCTAAGTTCATTTAATGACgaacatttttatcaaatgcTGCGCGTTTCACGAAATCAATTTGCGAAATTGGTTTACTTGATAAAAGGGGACAAAGTATTCGCGAGATATTCAGCTTCTCATAGGCAAATGCCAATAGAGTTACAGCTTGCAATTGTGCTGTTTCGTCTCGGATCATCCGGAGGCAACGCCTCAGTGCGAAAAATAGGTGAAATCTTTGGAGTTGGTAATGGTGGAACCGTGGTGAAGATAACTGAAAGGATGTTCACAGCAATTTTGCGTTTGATGCCACAGTATATATATTGGCCTGATGTTGTCGAGCGTCAACAACTTGTAGAGCGCACGTTTCAAGAGTTACCACACTGCGTCGGATACATCGGTACCAGTGAAATAAAGCTATTTGAGAAACCAATCGAAAAccataaagtttatttatctCGCCAACGCATCTATTCTGTGAAGCTACAAATTATTTGTGACCATAAATTACGCATTAGAGACACCGTTGCTGGAAGTCCGGGAAGCTACCCCgactataaaatttttataaattgtccAATTGGCATAAGCACTGAGACCTATTTGTCGGGAGAACAATGGGTTGCAGGGGACTCTGCCTACCCACCGTCAAGCTTTTTGGTTACCCCATTTCCCAACGATTCACAGAAAATGAGTCCAAACAAGCTAAGATTCAATCATAGACACAGCCAGTACCGCGCCAGAGTTCAGAACTGCTTTGAGCTCCTAAAGGAGAAGTTTTCTAGTCTTAAGGAAATACGGCTTCGATTAAAAGACAAGAAAAGTGCAAAATTTCTATGTGAGTGGATTCTTGTGTGCTGCGTTCttcacaatattttattagaagATTATGACCCTCAAAATCTTGATAAAGAATTAAATACGAACTGCACTAAACGCACTGAGACTGAATCCTGTAAATTCTATTCTTTAGCATCTGAAAGCAAGCGTGAATTTCTTTGTAAACAAAtgtttgcataa
- the LOC117790654 gene encoding stress response protein NST1-like, whose translation MNYEQSIWMQQVERRKLEIEEQKTKMEVEKMDRMMKLEESKLELEEQKIKMEEQKTNPEADKTDRMMKLEESKLELEEHKLKLEEQKTNTEADKTDRMMKLEERKLELEENKLKLEERRMENDFKLKQLELEQKERILKLELELKYREQQ comes from the coding sequence ATGAACTATGAGCAGAGCATATGGATGCAGCAAGTTGAAAGACGCAAGTTGGAAATAGAGGAACAAAAGACTAAAATGGAAGTTGAAAAGATGGATCGCATGATGAAATTGGAGGAAAGCAAGCTAGAGTTGGAGGAGCAGAAGATCAAAATGGAGGAACAAAAAACGAACCCAGAAGCTGACAAGACGGATCGCATGATGAAACTGGAGGAAAGCAAGCTTGAATTGGAGGAGCACAAGCTCAAATTGGAAGAACAAAAGACGAACACAGAAGCTGACAAGACAGATCGCATGATGAAGTTGGAGGAGCGCAAGCTAGAATTGGAGGAGAACAAGCTCAAACTGGAGGAACGTCGAAtggaaaatgattttaaattaaagcaactgGAGTTGGAGCAGAAGGAGCGAATTCTCAAGTTAGAACTTGAGCTTAAATACAGAGAACagcaataa
- the LOC117790398 gene encoding uncharacterized protein LOC117790398 isoform X2 yields the protein MSLSKSYCARCNVIVLLVLLHLSQRLCRIDANMQFHQQSIEDEYLVNDPQLEKMDQMETYGREDQKLTVRLPSNSLLKYTSYKDVSILHFEVPPDSRAAYFSFKAFEESKSAFQSKCKVKDVTLHLKANSFPVISPENITFPKNFLDSDQRFKVYNLQFQSNEQQQRIDIQGPQTGSWFAVAFISWTDPNNDRIEQQGLAASCDTLLLAELSVSRFYPIIINDGQVDNGNLTSSLGPFQQEPHRGIRSGKSHYAILVNPTPEEERGRIFEDIGPLQEPMQQDEESPQLHATSLYDTGPVQNATNAILGSRPETDIHRDNDSNNINININNIINSNNNNYGNTKSTTNNEIIYKFYVPDDIGVATARISFGEVCVQCPDVSFQIQANAFPPSCNGGQSLNGNEHNYIHRTVISPNQTEEISIEFYVQPSTWHYAILKFLSTPDEFWPGPAPLSAPTLNKVTAGDAVPKTESISGMNRVDSRQSQSRWRQQNRTEAESNEVHSVSYMLQIDFQQLEPQVDTTKSQSPLTNFSDAENSWRPVRFRGMDFYSLLRQSYREFFMFDFDLQPDTNGTVPALLNLTAQSAAGFAFELGDVYDIGGTLSFAISMKHDLRFSNELKTPQPTTSSPSERGGILAEKLVAGLDENTLIMGQEQMSRNNQSMQIIVCMHLGEPGVPTWPDKCRYGQRLMHASSIVNNTDLMGLIHVPFPESGLWYVTMGLYCHGAETARVTIIDSVKEFVRQHAELLREMRVPCACAGNAEGYERCVRSRDCLASMNETETLKVKECMMDFKCTPDYVEMTRLFEIHHKSATEQHFALDNCNTSVVFSISSSPCVAGRCGRFGRCYHYMSGGFVFSTCVCMKGYRGWDCTEDSQVPSSISILVALLLLTLSNLLFIPSIYMAFRRRYYTEGVIYFFAMFFSIFYHACDSGEDEYSFCLVKIGVLQFCDFYCGLLAIWVTLIAMAHLPQHFVSLLHMFGAILLAFGTELNKQSLWVFLAPALTGICLISTSWGLRCAKTRKWFPARRYLIIFMPFGMVLVMVGLVCYAFLQTKQNYHIVHSIWHMVMALSIMCLLPSRKSFMPKC from the exons ATGAGTCTTTCAAAAAGTTATTGTGCCCGGTGCAATGTCATTGTACTCCTTGTGCTTCTACATCTTAGCCAGAGATTATGCAGGATTGATGCTAATATGCAGTTTCATCAGCAGTCGATTGAGGATGAATATTTGGTAAATGATCCACAACTCGAGAAAATGGATCAAATGGAGACTTATGGAAGAGAAGATCAGAAACTTACCGTTCGATTGCCATCCAACTCGCTTCTCAAGTACACCTCCTACAAAGATGTTTCGATACTCCATTTCGAAGTTCCACCAGATTCACGAGCTgcttattttagttttaaggcTTTTGAAGAATCCAAAAGTGCCTTTC AGAGCAAGTGCAAAGTTAAGGACGTAACCCTACATTTGAAAGCGAACAGTTTTCCAGTGATAAGTCCagaaaatataacttttccaaaaaattttctagacTCGGACCAAAG aTTTAAGGTATATAATCTGCAGTTTCAATCgaatgagcaacaacagcgaatCGACATACAAGGTCCTCAAACTGGCAGTTGGTTTGCCGTAGCTTTTATCAGTTGGACAGATCCCAACAATGATCGCATTGAGCAGCAAG gACTTGCCGCATCGTGTGATACCTTGTTGCTGGCTGAGTTATCAGTGTCACGTTTTTATCCGATTATCATAAATGATGGCCAAGTGGATAACGGCAATCTAACCAGTTCACTTGGCCCTTTCCAACAAGAGCCACACAGAGGCATCAGGAGCGGCAAAAGTCATTATGCAATTTTAGTCAATCCGACGCCTGAAGAGGAGCGTGGTCGAATTTTTGAGGACATTGGGCCACTGCAGGAGCCGATGCAACAAGATGAGGAGTCGCCACAACTGCATGCCACATCCCTATATGACACAGGGCCAGTTCAGAACGCGACCAACGCCATATTGGGGTCGAGGCCAGAAACTGACATACACAGAGACAACgatagcaacaacatcaacatcaacatcaacaacatcatcaacagcaacaacaacaactatggcAACACCAAGTCGACCACGaacaatgaaataatttacaaGTTCTATGTGCCGGACGACATTGGTGTGGCGACCGCACGCATCTCATTCGGCGAAGTGTGTGTTCAGTGTCCGGACGTCAGCTTTCAGATCCAGGCGAACGCATTCCCGCCCAGCTGCAATGGGGGCCAAAGTTTGAATGGCAACGAACATAACTACATACACCGAACGGTCATAAGCCCAAATCAGACGGAGGAAATCTCAATAGAGTTTTATGTGCAGCCCAGCACATGGCACTATGCCATTCTCAAGTTTTTAAGCACACCCGATGAATTTTGGCCTGGTCCGGCACCACTTTCCGCTCCAACTCTTAATAAGGTAACAGCCGGAGATGCTGTTCCGAAAACGGAATCAATATCTGGAATGAATCGAGTCGACTCAAGACAATCCCAGTCGAGATGGCGACAACAAAACAGAACCGAAGCTGAAAGCAACGAAGTCCACAGTGTCTCGTATATGCTGCAAATAGATTTCCAACAATTGGAGCCACAAGTTGACACCACCAAGTCACAATCGCCACTCACAAATTTCAGCGATGCTGAAAATTCTTGGCGTCCTGTGCGATTTCGTGGAATGGATTTTTACTCCCTACTCCGGCAGAGCTATCGGGAGTTCTTCATGTTCGACTTTGATTTGCAGCCAGATACAAATGGCACTGTTCCTGCTCTACTCAATTTGACCGCCCAATCTGCAGCAGGATTTGCCTTTGAACTGGGTGATGTATATGATATAGGTGGTACTCTTAGCTTTGCCATCTCCATGAAGCATGATCTTCGGTTCAGCAACGAACTAAAGACTCCACAACCAACGACTTCATCGCCATCAGAGAGAGGCGGCATTCTGGCCGAGAAGCTAGTCGCTGGACTGGATGAGAATACCTTGATAATGGGCCAGGAACAGATGTCCCGCAACAATCAGAGCATGCAGATTATTGTCTGCATGCATCTAGGTGAACCCGGAGTTCCCACCTGGCCGGATAAGTGCCGTTATGGCCAGCGTCTGATGCATGCCTCCAGTATTGTGAACAACACCGATCTCATGGGTCTTATACATGTGCCCTTTCCCGAAAGTGGGCTCTG GTACGTTACGATGGGTCTCTATTGCCATGGGGCAGAAACAGCACGGGTTACCATTATTGACAGCGTCAAGGAATTCGTGCGTCAACACGCTGAGTTGCTTCGGGAAATGCGAGTTCCCTGCGCCTGTGCCGGAAACGCTGAAGGATATGAGAGATGCGTCAGGTCGAGGGACTGTTTGGCGAGCATGAACGAAACGGAGACGCTGAAGGTGAAAGAGTGCATGATGGATTTTAAATGTACGCCGGATTATGTGGAAATGACACGTCTGTTCGAGATTCATCACAAGTCGGCGACGGAGCAACACTTTGCCCTGGATAACTGCAATACCTCGGTGGTCTTTTCGATCTCATCCAGTCCATGTGTGGCAGGTCGTTGTGGTCGCTTTGGACGCTGTTATCATTACATGTCCGGCGGATTTGTATTCTCCACGTGCGTTTGCATGAAGGGATACCGTGGCTGGGACTGCACTGAGGACTCCCAGGTGCCATCGAGCATATCCATTCTCGTGGCCTTGCTGCTGCTCACGCTGAGCAACCTGCTCTTCATTCCGAGTATTTACATGGCATTCAGACGTCGTTACTACACCGAGGGTGTCATCTACTTCTTTGCCATGTTCTTCTCGATTTTCTATCATGCCTGCGACTCGGGTGAAGATGAGTATAGTTTCTGTTTGGTCAAGATCGGTGTACTGCAGTTCTGTGATTTCTATTGTGGCCTCTTGGCCATTTGGGTGACCCTTATTGCCATGGCCCATCTGCCCCAGCATTTTGTTTCCCTGCTCCACATGTTCGGAGCCATCCTGCTGGCCTTTGGCACAGAGCTCAACAAGCAGAGTCTCTGGGTATTCCTAGCTCCAGCCCTAACCGGCATCTGTCTCATTTCCACCAGCTGGGGATTACGCTGCGCCAAGACTCGCAAGTGGTTTCCAGCTCGACGCTACCTGATTATTTTCATGCCCTTCGGAATGGTGCTGGTAATGGTGGGTCTGGTATGTTATGCCTTTCTTCAGACCAAGCAGAACTATCACATCGTACACTCTATTTGGCACATGGTTATGGCCCTATCCATCATGTGCCTGCTGCCTTCCCGCAAGTCCTTCATGCCGAAGTGCTAG